One part of the Humulus lupulus chromosome 9, drHumLupu1.1, whole genome shotgun sequence genome encodes these proteins:
- the LOC133799904 gene encoding magnesium transporter MRS2-4-like, whose translation MDQACLNVDMSRYPPAPTWLQTTHSSIRDAASSSPSTNNNNSNNLIATAATTGCVKGKKKTGGARLWMRFDRSGKSELVECDKNTIIRCASILPRDLRILGPLFSHSSNIFAREKAMVVNLEFIKAIVTTKEVLLLDPLCQEVLPFVDQLRQQLPNKGPFQINGAASPFEEQENEMNDLTSRHWLPVPEAVEGLQCELPFEFQVLEIALEVVCTFLDSSVADLEREAYHVLDELGRNVSTKNLELFRSLKRNLPRLLARVQKVRDEIEHLLDDNEDMAHLYLTRKWIQNQQFEAFLGGSGSNSINTIATHLPRISSRRSGSLVSNHLDDNDVEDLEMLLEAYFMQLDGTRNKILSVQEYIDDTKDYVNIQLDNQRNELIQLQLTLTIASFSIAIETLIAGMFGMNIPCTLYEMEGIFEHFVGCITAGFLLIFLLVLGYARWMKLLGS comes from the exons ATGGATCAGGCTTGCTTGAATGTGGATATGTCTAGATATCCACCTGCTCCTACTTGGTTGCAG ACCACCCATTCTTCGATCAGAGATGCCGCCTCCTCATCGCCTAgtaccaacaacaacaacagcaacaactTGATTGCCACCGCCGCCACTACTGGGTGTGTTAAGGGGAAGAAGAAAACTGGTGGAGCGAGGCTATGGATGAGATTCGATCGCTCGGGGAAATCGGAGCTCGTCGAGTGCGACAAGAATACCATAATCCGCTGCGCCTCCATTCTCCCTCGCGACTTGAGGATTCTTGGGCCTCTCTTTTCTCATTCCTCTAATATCTTTG CAAGAGAGAAGGCCATGGTGGTTAATTTAGAATTTATTAAGGCAATAGTTACTACTAAAGAGGTGTTGTTGCTTGACCCTCTTTGCCAAGAAGTTCTTCCGTTTGTGGATCAACTCAGGCAACAACTTCCTAATAAAGGCCCATTTCAGATCAATGGAGCAGCAAGTCCTTTTGAGGAACAAGAAAATGAAATGAATGATTTAACAAGTAGACATTGGTTACCTGTTCCAGAGGCTGTTGAAGGTCTGCAATGTGAGCTTCCATTTGAGTTTCAAGTTCTTGAGATTGCATTGGAGGTTGTTTGTACGTTCTTGGATTCCAGTGTGGCGGACCTCGAGAGAGAAGCTTACCATGTTTTAGATGAACTGGGAAGGAATGTAAGCACTAAGAATCTTGAACTCTTCCGGAGTTTAAAGAGAAATCTTCCCCGTCTGCTTGCACGTGTTCAAAAG GTGAGGGATGAAATAGAACATCTTTTGGATGATAATGAAGATATGGCACATTTGTACTTGACAAGGAAGTGGATCCAGAATCAACAATTTGAAGCTTTTTTGGGAGGTTCTGGTTCAAATAGCATCAACACCATTGCTACTCATCTTCCTCGGATTAGTTCTAGGAGAAGTGGGAGTTTGGTGAGCAACCACTTGGATGATAATGATGTTGAAGATCTAGAGATGTTACTTGAGGCATATTTTATGCAGCTAGATGGAACACGAAACAAGATATTGTCA GTTCAAGAGTACATTGATGACACAAAAGACTATGTCAACATCCAACTAGACAACCAGCGAAACGAACTCATTCAGCTCCAGTTGACATTGACAATTGCATCATTTTCCATAGCAATCGAAACTTTGATTGCAGGAATGTTTGGTATGAACATTCCTTGTACTTTGTACGAAATGGAGGGGATATTTGAGCACTTTGTTGGATGTATTACTGCAGGCTTTCTATTGATTTTCTTACTTGTTTTAGGATATGCCAGATGGATGAAGCTACTTGGCTCGTAA